One Nodosilinea sp. FACHB-141 DNA segment encodes these proteins:
- a CDS encoding M48 family metalloprotease, which yields MVGMNLFRTLALLALLSGLIVLAGYLLVGNETGLLYGLGFAAVSSFGSWYYSDQAALAAFKAQPTPREEAPELYERLEKLSDRANIPTPTLYLVPSESPNAFATGRDPNHAAIALTKGIIELLPDEELDAVIAHELTHVRNRDTLTQAVAGTLAGSLTFLGRILTFGALYFPMARAGGRRGNNPLAILFLLVIAPFAAGLLRMALSRTREYAADAGAAEITGNPLALVRALERLEETGQKVPIHGNPAFAPLFIVNPLSKEGMMTLFMTHPSTDDRIQRLKAMAEQAIAGKADEKTLSPSA from the coding sequence ATGGTTGGAATGAATTTGTTCAGAACCCTCGCGCTATTAGCGTTGCTCAGCGGGCTGATTGTGCTGGCGGGCTACCTGCTAGTCGGCAATGAGACGGGCTTGCTCTACGGGCTAGGCTTTGCGGCAGTGAGTAGCTTCGGCTCGTGGTACTACTCTGACCAGGCAGCGCTGGCGGCATTTAAGGCCCAGCCTACGCCCCGCGAAGAGGCTCCAGAGCTGTATGAGCGGCTAGAAAAACTGAGCGATCGCGCCAACATTCCCACCCCCACCCTCTACCTGGTGCCGTCGGAGTCGCCCAATGCCTTTGCCACGGGGCGCGACCCCAATCACGCCGCGATCGCCCTTACCAAGGGCATTATTGAGCTATTGCCCGACGAGGAACTCGATGCCGTTATCGCCCACGAGCTGACCCACGTGCGCAACCGCGATACTCTTACCCAGGCGGTAGCGGGCACTCTGGCCGGGTCGCTGACCTTTTTAGGCCGCATTCTGACCTTTGGGGCACTGTATTTTCCGATGGCCCGAGCCGGGGGACGACGCGGCAACAACCCCCTGGCCATTTTGTTTCTGCTAGTGATTGCTCCCTTTGCCGCTGGGCTACTGCGCATGGCCCTTTCGAGAACGCGAGAATATGCCGCCGATGCCGGAGCCGCTGAGATTACCGGCAACCCTCTAGCGCTGGTACGGGCGTTAGAAAGACTGGAGGAAACGGGGCAAAAAGTGCCTATCCACGGCAATCCGGCCTTTGCACCGCTGTTTATTGTCAACCCTCTTTCTAAAGAAGGGATGATGACGCTGTTTATGACCCACCCTTCCACCGACGATCGCATTCAGCGCTTGAAGGCCATGGCCGAGCAGGCGATCGCGGGTAAGGCCGATGAGAAAACCCTTAGCCCTAGCGCCTAG
- a CDS encoding response regulator produces the protein MKTILIIEDETQTRHLFLKCLEFEGFRAVGASDGTTGVAMAQQHTPNLVVCDIMMPDMDGYSVLSALRKTRQTALIPLIFLTAKVTMADLRRGMELGADDYLTKPCTVEQFLAAINSRLQRQEQLSKLYADEGSHPQEPSQASLSTNIFPVEPKLANVFCFIEAHYQKPISLNDVAQNVGYSPAYLTNLVQSHTGRTIKQWIIERRLAEAKTLLATTANSIRQIAEASGYSDAGYFTRQFRQFHGVSPQAWRQVSVSETTD, from the coding sequence GTGAAGACGATTCTCATCATTGAAGACGAAACCCAAACTCGCCATCTTTTTCTCAAATGCCTAGAGTTTGAGGGATTTCGTGCCGTGGGGGCTAGCGACGGCACCACTGGGGTAGCGATGGCCCAGCAGCATACCCCCAATTTAGTCGTGTGCGACATCATGATGCCTGATATGGATGGCTACTCAGTACTCTCTGCCCTACGTAAAACAAGGCAGACGGCGCTAATTCCCCTCATCTTTCTCACTGCTAAAGTGACTATGGCTGACCTGCGCCGAGGTATGGAGCTAGGGGCTGACGACTACTTAACCAAACCCTGCACCGTCGAGCAGTTTTTGGCCGCCATCAACAGCCGCTTACAGCGCCAGGAGCAACTCTCAAAGCTTTACGCCGATGAGGGAAGCCACCCCCAAGAACCGTCTCAGGCTTCCCTATCGACCAACATTTTTCCCGTCGAACCCAAGCTAGCCAACGTCTTTTGCTTTATTGAAGCCCACTACCAAAAGCCAATCAGCCTCAACGATGTGGCCCAGAATGTAGGCTATTCCCCAGCCTATTTAACTAATTTGGTGCAGTCACACACCGGGCGTACGATAAAGCAGTGGATTATTGAGCGCCGCTTGGCCGAAGCCAAAACTCTGCTGGCCACTACTGCCAATAGCATCCGCCAAATTGCCGAAGCTTCAGGCTATAGTGATGCGGGCTATTTCACCCGTCAATTTCGTCAGTTCCACGGTGTTTCTCCCCAAGCATGGAGACAAGTTTCTGTATCAGAAACAACAGATTAG
- a CDS encoding cupin domain-containing protein: MSEPEKPIAISVAEAPLRTRPSLYPEPFASKMAGREKRPLGNIFGLSSFGVNHVTLAPGGVSALRHAHTTQDEFVYIISGQPTLVTNAGETLLQPGMCAGFRAGDGDAHCLINKTSEDVVYLEMGDRSPNDRVSYPDDDIEAVLTPDGQWQFNHKDGSPY; encoded by the coding sequence ATGAGCGAGCCTGAAAAACCGATCGCTATCTCCGTTGCTGAAGCTCCGCTACGAACGCGACCGTCACTCTACCCAGAGCCCTTTGCCTCTAAAATGGCGGGTCGTGAAAAGAGACCACTGGGAAATATTTTTGGACTGTCGAGCTTTGGTGTTAACCACGTCACGCTAGCGCCCGGTGGAGTTTCGGCCTTGCGTCATGCCCACACCACTCAGGATGAATTTGTTTACATTATTTCAGGTCAACCCACTCTAGTAACTAACGCTGGCGAAACACTGCTGCAACCTGGCATGTGTGCTGGCTTTAGAGCAGGGGATGGCGATGCTCACTGCTTGATTAATAAAACCAGCGAGGATGTTGTTTACCTTGAGATGGGCGATCGCAGCCCCAATGATCGGGTTTCATATCCCGACGACGACATTGAAGCGGTTCTCACCCCAGATGGCCAATGGCAGTTTAACCACAAAGATGGTTCGCCTTACTGA
- a CDS encoding PAS domain-containing sensor histidine kinase, translating into MTQTYWLPPRETASPTAPLGQLEHLRRQHQLILNAVGEGIYGLDMAGNVTFVNPAAAAMIGWSTDELIGQSMHAVMHHSLADGRPYQREACPIYAAFQDGSVRRVTNEVFWRKDGSSFPVEYISTPMRDEEGRLIGTVVTFRDITQRRWAEQILQRANEELEQKVQERTAELQNANQQLRQLSDLRSRFVSMVCHEFRNPLNNIALTVSSLNRYDTQLRPDEKTDYLLTINANVERMTQMIDDILVIGKIEAKVLEVNPKPLDLVAFCQELLAEGDYRRPQCPIQFGCRSRQVLACLDERLLRSILSNLLSNAIRYTPSDRPIGLKLAKQRGQVIFKVQDEGIGIPAGDRRQLFEPFHRGQNVSNIPGTGLGLSIVKQFVQLQQGSIRVTSRVGVGTTFTVSLPA; encoded by the coding sequence ATGACTCAAACCTACTGGCTACCCCCTAGAGAGACTGCTTCGCCCACCGCACCCCTGGGGCAGCTAGAGCACCTGCGCCGCCAGCACCAGCTAATTCTCAATGCCGTGGGCGAGGGCATCTACGGGCTGGATATGGCGGGCAACGTCACCTTTGTAAATCCTGCTGCTGCTGCCATGATTGGCTGGTCAACCGACGAGCTGATCGGTCAGTCGATGCACGCAGTCATGCACCATTCTCTGGCCGATGGTCGCCCCTACCAACGGGAGGCCTGCCCAATCTATGCGGCCTTTCAAGATGGCAGCGTGCGCCGGGTGACCAATGAGGTGTTTTGGCGCAAAGATGGCAGCAGCTTTCCGGTGGAATATATCAGCACCCCCATGCGTGATGAAGAGGGGCGACTGATTGGCACGGTGGTGACCTTTCGCGACATTACCCAGCGGCGCTGGGCTGAGCAGATTTTGCAGCGGGCCAACGAAGAGTTGGAGCAAAAGGTGCAGGAGCGCACGGCTGAGCTGCAGAATGCCAACCAGCAGCTGCGGCAGCTGAGCGACCTGCGATCGCGCTTTGTCTCCATGGTCTGCCACGAGTTTCGCAACCCGCTCAACAACATTGCGCTGACGGTATCGTCGCTCAACCGCTACGACACCCAGCTGCGTCCCGACGAAAAAACCGACTACCTGCTCACCATCAACGCCAACGTTGAGCGCATGACCCAGATGATCGACGACATTTTGGTGATCGGCAAGATCGAGGCCAAGGTGTTGGAGGTCAACCCCAAACCATTAGATCTAGTAGCTTTTTGTCAGGAGCTGTTGGCCGAGGGCGATTACCGGCGGCCCCAGTGCCCAATTCAGTTTGGCTGCCGCAGTCGCCAGGTGCTGGCCTGTTTGGATGAGCGGCTGCTGCGATCGATCCTCAGCAACCTGCTGTCGAACGCGATTCGCTATACCCCAAGCGATCGCCCCATCGGGCTCAAACTGGCCAAGCAGCGGGGCCAAGTCATCTTCAAGGTGCAAGACGAAGGCATTGGCATTCCTGCAGGCGATCGCAGGCAGCTGTTTGAGCCCTTTCACCGCGGCCAAAACGTCAGCAACATTCCCGGCACGGGGCTGGGCCTGAGCATTGTGAAGCAGTTTGTGCAGCTCCAACAGGGCTCTATTAGAGTCACCAGCCGGGTGGGAGTGGGAACTACTTTCACGGTTAGCCTGCCAGCGTAG
- a CDS encoding UPF0175 family protein produces MYEIVVALPEETAVALNTSLAAMGEEVRLAAAMKLFELGRLSSGAAATLAGMSRTVFLTKLADYGVNTFNLTEAELAEDLANA; encoded by the coding sequence ATGTATGAGATTGTCGTGGCGCTTCCAGAAGAGACCGCAGTTGCCTTGAATACCTCACTGGCGGCGATGGGTGAGGAAGTAAGATTGGCTGCAGCCATGAAGCTGTTTGAACTGGGCCGTCTTTCGTCTGGAGCAGCAGCAACGCTAGCGGGAATGTCGAGAACAGTGTTTTTGACGAAGCTAGCCGATTACGGCGTTAATACCTTTAATTTGACTGAAGCTGAGCTGGCTGAAGACTTGGCCAATGCTTGA
- a CDS encoding nuclear transport factor 2 family protein: MPTPIVPPFTLETAIAKARMAEDAWNSRDPERVALAYTEDSHWRNRAEIFQGRDAIRAFLRRKWDKELDYRLIKEVWAYSDNRISVRFQYEWHDDAGQWYRAYGNENWEFDENGLMRRREASINDRPITAEERRFFWDTSGPRPQEHPGLIDSPV; encoded by the coding sequence ATGCCCACTCCCATCGTCCCCCCGTTTACGCTAGAGACTGCGATCGCTAAAGCTCGTATGGCGGAAGACGCTTGGAACAGCCGCGACCCCGAGCGCGTTGCCCTTGCCTATACCGAAGACAGCCACTGGCGTAACCGGGCCGAAATCTTTCAGGGCCGCGACGCCATCCGCGCTTTTTTGCGTCGCAAGTGGGATAAGGAACTCGACTACCGCCTGATCAAAGAGGTGTGGGCCTACAGCGACAACCGCATTTCGGTACGCTTTCAGTACGAGTGGCACGACGACGCTGGCCAGTGGTACCGCGCCTACGGCAACGAAAACTGGGAGTTCGACGAAAACGGCCTCATGCGCCGCCGCGAAGCCAGCATCAACGATCGCCCCATCACCGCTGAAGAACGCCGCTTCTTCTGGGATACTTCCGGCCCTCGCCCGCAGGAGCATCCTGGGTTGATTGACTCACCGGTTTAG
- the ntrB gene encoding nitrate ABC transporter permease codes for MAASHSTPGLNRAERQTPLWHNENVRAFALFMLSLGTFLLFWEIGAKSGWFVKGVPTATETIKEFWWWVTNPFYRNGPNDLGIGWNLLISLRRVAIGYIAASLVAVPLGILIGISPVAFKAFNPYVQLLKPISPLAWLPLGLYLLRDSEKTGIFIIFISSIWPTLINTTFGVANVNQDYLDVSKTLGASRLRTIWKVIIPAALPNIVSGLRISMGIAWLVIVAAEMLLGTGLGYFIWNEWNNLSIPNILVAIFIIGLTGLLLDSLFAALEKFVAFGRNS; via the coding sequence ATGGCGGCAAGTCACAGCACGCCTGGATTGAACAGAGCGGAGCGGCAGACACCGCTCTGGCACAACGAAAACGTGAGAGCGTTCGCGCTGTTTATGCTCTCCCTTGGCACCTTTCTACTGTTTTGGGAAATTGGGGCAAAATCGGGCTGGTTTGTGAAGGGCGTGCCTACCGCCACCGAGACCATCAAAGAATTTTGGTGGTGGGTAACTAATCCTTTCTACCGCAACGGCCCCAATGACCTCGGCATCGGCTGGAATTTGCTAATTAGCCTGCGGCGGGTGGCGATCGGCTATATTGCGGCCTCGTTGGTGGCGGTGCCCCTTGGCATTTTGATCGGCATTTCGCCGGTGGCGTTTAAGGCGTTTAACCCCTACGTGCAGCTGCTCAAGCCGATTTCGCCTCTGGCTTGGCTACCGCTAGGTCTGTATTTGCTGCGCGATTCTGAGAAAACCGGCATTTTCATCATCTTTATCTCCAGCATTTGGCCGACGCTGATCAACACCACCTTTGGGGTGGCCAACGTCAACCAGGATTACCTAGACGTGTCTAAAACCCTGGGGGCCTCACGCCTGCGCACCATCTGGAAGGTAATAATTCCGGCGGCGCTGCCCAATATTGTGTCAGGTCTGCGGATCAGCATGGGCATTGCCTGGTTGGTAATTGTAGCGGCAGAGATGCTGCTCGGCACGGGCCTCGGCTATTTCATCTGGAACGAGTGGAACAACCTGTCGATACCAAATATTTTGGTGGCCATTTTCATCATTGGTTTGACAGGGCTGTTGCTGGATAGCCTGTTTGCCGCCCTCGAAAAATTTGTTGCCTTTGGTCGAAACTCATGA
- a CDS encoding DUF3368 domain-containing protein produces the protein MLEVIADTSVMQYLFQTNHLFLLPSLYDNVVLPDAVRDELETGQTLGISLPKPGDFEWIQLVCIDEQSLVPQIPGLGRGEREVLSLAVNRPGSVALLDDGLARQYAKRLKIGVTGTLGVLLKAKQYGLIVEVGSVLKALNQLGFRVSEETRLGVLRLAAEA, from the coding sequence ATGCTTGAGGTCATTGCTGATACCTCAGTCATGCAATACCTATTTCAAACCAATCATCTCTTCCTGTTGCCCAGTCTGTATGACAATGTAGTGCTGCCTGATGCCGTTAGAGATGAGCTGGAAACCGGTCAAACTCTCGGCATCTCGCTACCTAAACCAGGTGATTTTGAGTGGATTCAGCTCGTTTGCATAGATGAACAGAGCCTTGTACCTCAAATACCGGGACTGGGGCGGGGAGAACGAGAGGTTTTATCGCTAGCGGTAAATCGACCAGGCTCTGTGGCCTTATTGGACGATGGCTTAGCTAGGCAGTATGCGAAGCGTCTGAAGATTGGCGTTACTGGTACGCTAGGGGTTTTGCTAAAAGCCAAGCAGTATGGGCTTATTGTTGAGGTCGGATCGGTTTTGAAGGCTTTAAACCAGCTTGGTTTCCGGGTCAGTGAAGAAACCCGGTTAGGAGTTCTGAGGCTAGCCGCCGAAGCCTGA
- a CDS encoding ABC transporter substrate-binding protein, translating into MLPGRPCRDCGTVHFTGDHLRFMETMPQDPVDMVDDLVKMGVYKQNQLRAADTVNAYELRKALFLKRVGHNNPQREKLILALCEQAGGLENAFAAAFGPQAGLFFADSVRNSGATRREFLRNMAVGAALVTLASCAGGSDKPAAEESTVAPVDTSNLEKTDIQVGFIPITCATPIIMSEPLGFYEKYGFNATVVKMPSWGAVRDSAIAGELDAYHMLAPMPIAMTLGLGSAAFGVKLASIENVNGQAITVAERHKGKVDGPADFKGFVIGVPFPYSMHNLLLRYYLASGGLDPDVDVQIRPVPPPDSIAQLIAGDIDAMLMPDPFNQRAVYEGAGYIHMLSKELWDGHPCCAFAASDEWITTNPNAFRSLNKAIIEAAGYAQDPANRSEIAAAISDRAFLNQPPEVVEAVLTGNFDDGQGNTLSEPNRIGFEPYPWQSFAKWISSQLVRWELLGEGNTAATVSNSDIDQVGEEVFLTDLARELALELGQEPPFETDRTETLAFDTFDPTASADYVKGQIDQFGK; encoded by the coding sequence ATGCTGCCCGGTCGCCCCTGTCGGGATTGTGGCACGGTGCATTTTACGGGTGATCACTTGCGGTTTATGGAAACCATGCCCCAAGACCCGGTCGATATGGTCGACGACCTGGTGAAAATGGGGGTTTATAAGCAAAACCAGCTGCGCGCCGCCGACACCGTCAACGCCTATGAGCTGCGCAAGGCACTTTTTCTCAAACGAGTGGGCCACAACAACCCCCAACGCGAAAAGCTGATTTTGGCGCTGTGTGAGCAGGCTGGTGGATTAGAAAATGCCTTTGCGGCCGCCTTTGGCCCCCAGGCCGGGCTCTTCTTTGCTGACTCGGTACGCAACAGTGGAGCAACCCGTCGAGAGTTTCTGCGCAATATGGCCGTAGGTGCGGCGCTGGTCACCCTGGCCAGTTGCGCTGGTGGGAGCGACAAGCCTGCGGCAGAAGAGTCGACCGTGGCCCCCGTTGACACTAGCAACCTGGAGAAAACCGACATTCAGGTGGGCTTTATCCCGATCACGTGCGCGACGCCAATCATTATGTCGGAGCCCCTGGGCTTCTACGAAAAGTACGGCTTTAACGCCACGGTGGTGAAAATGCCGAGTTGGGGCGCGGTGCGGGATTCGGCGATCGCAGGCGAACTCGACGCCTACCACATGCTGGCCCCCATGCCCATCGCCATGACCCTGGGTCTCGGCTCCGCTGCTTTTGGCGTCAAGCTGGCCAGCATTGAAAACGTCAACGGTCAGGCCATTACCGTGGCCGAGCGCCACAAGGGCAAGGTAGATGGCCCTGCCGACTTTAAGGGCTTTGTGATCGGCGTGCCTTTCCCCTACTCCATGCACAACCTGCTGCTGCGCTACTACCTAGCCTCCGGTGGCCTCGACCCTGACGTGGACGTGCAGATTCGTCCCGTGCCCCCGCCAGACAGCATTGCCCAGCTCATCGCTGGGGATATTGACGCCATGCTGATGCCCGACCCGTTCAACCAGCGGGCTGTGTACGAAGGCGCTGGCTATATTCACATGCTCAGCAAAGAGCTGTGGGACGGACACCCCTGCTGTGCCTTCGCCGCCAGCGACGAATGGATTACCACCAACCCCAACGCCTTCCGGTCGTTGAATAAGGCGATCATCGAGGCGGCGGGCTACGCCCAAGATCCTGCCAACCGCTCTGAGATTGCCGCCGCGATTTCCGATCGCGCCTTTCTCAACCAGCCTCCAGAGGTGGTTGAAGCGGTGCTGACCGGCAACTTTGACGATGGCCAAGGCAACACCCTTTCAGAGCCCAATCGCATCGGCTTTGAGCCCTACCCCTGGCAGAGTTTCGCCAAGTGGATTTCGTCCCAGCTGGTGCGCTGGGAGCTGCTGGGGGAGGGCAACACCGCTGCAACCGTCAGCAACAGCGACATCGACCAGGTCGGCGAAGAGGTCTTTTTAACTGACCTGGCCCGCGAGCTGGCCCTAGAGCTGGGTCAAGAGCCCCCCTTCGAGACCGATCGCACCGAAACCCTAGCCTTCGACACCTTTGACCCAACCGCGTCGGCGGACTATGTCAAAGGCCAAATTGACCAGTTTGGTAAATAA
- a CDS encoding ATP-binding protein has translation MDSLAKRIALAAPQPAPISSGGQALSLKWYLVLLVAGTLLPVVLFAAAVVFRLSSQEQAASERLMLREARNLASTVESEFSSTTRTLQALAASEQLYQGDLDSFHSEAQRLTATQPTWLTTILLKPDGQEQLNSRHSLSMPLTYTPESDSLEQLVKTRQPTVGNLGEGQLGFDFTFPVLVPVIHESNLQYVLTALITPETLAKVVVARLPVDGEWTRVIVDGQGVVVARTRNPKRFVGKSGTPSFLQRVGATKEGVYRDTSLDGKQVYVAFSRVHNTPWTAAVTVPVDVIQRPMQRAMWLVIGPGLALLLVSGVGAFLLSREISRSITKAALAAEALANGEPPQVSTLSIREIVLLGQSLEFAADLLSQRERERTEHLMRAESAREEAEAANRIKDEFLAVLSHELRTPLNPIVGWSSLLRTGRLDPQKTAFALEAIERNAKLQTQLIEDLLDVTRIMQGKLNFNMMAVNLGAIVEAAIGTVRLTAEAKSINIQTDLDLTVGQVLGDPTRLQQVIWNLLSNAIKFTNEGGEVIVRLARAGSQAQVQVSDSGKGIDPDFIAHVFEYFRQEDGTTTRKFGGLGLGLAIVRNLVELHGGTVQAESPGEGQGATFTIRLPLLEREG, from the coding sequence TTGGACTCGCTTGCTAAGCGCATCGCCTTAGCAGCCCCCCAGCCCGCGCCGATATCATCTGGTGGTCAGGCGCTTTCGCTGAAGTGGTATCTCGTCCTATTGGTTGCGGGGACGTTGCTGCCGGTGGTGCTGTTTGCTGCTGCAGTCGTGTTTAGGCTGTCAAGCCAGGAGCAGGCTGCATCGGAGCGGCTGATGCTTCGAGAAGCCCGCAATCTGGCCTCAACCGTAGAAAGTGAATTTTCAAGCACAACTCGAACTCTACAGGCCTTAGCGGCTTCTGAGCAGCTTTATCAAGGCGACCTCGACAGCTTTCACAGTGAGGCGCAGCGGCTAACGGCGACGCAACCTACCTGGCTGACGACAATACTGCTGAAGCCCGATGGGCAAGAGCAGCTGAACAGTAGGCATTCCTTGAGCATGCCGCTAACCTACACCCCTGAGTCAGACAGTCTAGAGCAACTGGTCAAAACCCGTCAGCCTACGGTAGGTAACCTGGGTGAAGGGCAGCTGGGGTTCGACTTTACCTTTCCGGTGCTCGTACCCGTTATCCATGAGAGCAACTTACAGTACGTTCTGACGGCGCTCATTACGCCTGAGACCCTGGCTAAAGTTGTGGTTGCTCGCCTTCCGGTCGACGGAGAGTGGACGCGCGTCATTGTCGATGGTCAAGGTGTTGTCGTCGCTCGCACCCGCAATCCTAAGCGCTTCGTCGGCAAATCTGGCACACCCTCCTTCTTACAGCGTGTTGGGGCCACCAAAGAGGGCGTCTATCGAGATACCAGCTTGGATGGGAAGCAGGTATATGTCGCTTTTAGTCGGGTTCACAACACCCCTTGGACGGCGGCGGTCACGGTGCCGGTGGATGTGATCCAAAGGCCTATGCAGCGGGCAATGTGGTTGGTGATCGGGCCGGGTTTAGCGCTGCTTTTGGTGAGTGGCGTGGGTGCTTTTTTGCTGTCGCGCGAGATTTCTCGCAGTATTACCAAGGCTGCCTTAGCTGCCGAAGCCTTGGCTAACGGTGAGCCTCCCCAGGTGAGCACACTTTCCATTCGGGAAATTGTTTTGCTGGGGCAATCGCTAGAATTTGCGGCCGATTTGCTGTCGCAGCGGGAGCGAGAGCGCACCGAACACCTCATGCGTGCAGAATCTGCTAGAGAAGAAGCGGAGGCAGCCAATCGCATTAAGGATGAGTTTTTGGCAGTGCTATCCCATGAGTTGCGCACACCCCTAAACCCTATTGTGGGTTGGTCAAGCCTACTGCGCACTGGCAGGCTAGACCCTCAAAAAACGGCGTTTGCTTTAGAAGCGATCGAGCGCAATGCTAAACTGCAAACCCAGCTGATTGAAGATCTGCTAGACGTTACCCGCATTATGCAGGGGAAGCTGAACTTCAATATGATGGCGGTTAATTTAGGAGCGATAGTTGAGGCCGCTATCGGAACGGTGCGGTTAACTGCAGAAGCCAAGTCGATTAATATTCAAACTGATTTAGATTTGACGGTGGGGCAAGTTTTAGGCGATCCTACCCGTCTTCAACAGGTGATTTGGAATCTGCTCAGCAACGCTATCAAGTTCACGAATGAGGGCGGGGAGGTGATCGTTCGACTAGCGAGGGCTGGCTCCCAGGCTCAAGTTCAAGTTAGCGATAGCGGCAAAGGCATTGACCCCGATTTTATTGCTCATGTATTTGAATATTTTCGTCAGGAGGATGGTACAACCACCCGCAAATTTGGCGGCTTGGGGTTAGGGCTAGCGATCGTTCGCAATCTGGTGGAGCTGCACGGTGGCACTGTGCAAGCAGAAAGCCCTGGAGAAGGTCAGGGGGCAACGTTTACTATAAGGCTGCCGCTGCTGGAGCGTGAGGGGTAG
- the cynS gene encoding cyanase yields MTISAITEKLLAAKKAAGLSFADLEAKTGCDEVWLASVFYRQASASKEEATKIIEALGADASLVEALTDFPVKGGLDPVIPTDPLIYRFYEIMQVYGMPMKAVIHEKFGDGIMSAIDFTLDIEKVEDPKGDRVKVIMNGKFLPYKKW; encoded by the coding sequence ATGACCATTTCCGCGATTACCGAAAAACTACTGGCTGCCAAAAAAGCCGCTGGCCTCAGCTTTGCTGACCTCGAAGCCAAAACTGGCTGCGACGAAGTGTGGCTTGCCTCCGTTTTTTACCGCCAGGCCAGCGCCTCTAAGGAAGAGGCCACCAAGATCATTGAAGCGCTCGGTGCCGACGCTTCCCTGGTCGAGGCTCTGACCGACTTCCCCGTCAAAGGTGGACTCGATCCCGTCATCCCTACCGACCCGCTGATCTACCGCTTCTACGAGATCATGCAGGTCTACGGCATGCCGATGAAAGCCGTGATTCACGAAAAGTTCGGTGACGGCATTATGAGCGCCATCGACTTCACCCTTGATATAGAAAAGGTTGAGGATCCGAAGGGCGATCGCGTCAAAGTGATCATGAACGGCAAATTCCTGCCCTACAAAAAGTGGTAG
- a CDS encoding ABC transporter ATP-binding protein, with protein MSTVPVNTVDPVDMRSQTAQLSIRQVAKVFSGKKDLFSKLTGKTRRDFVAIQDINLDIEPNTFVSIIGPSGCGKSTLLNMIAGLSPITSGEILLNGAPIAGPGPDRGMVFQNYALMPWMTVEENLRFAVETVDPKISAKKRDRIIKEHIQLVGLSGAERKHPHELSGGMRQRVGIARALAINPQMLLMDEPFGALDALTRAFLQEEVERIWEQQRKTVIMITHSIEEALLLSDRIVMMTRGPAARIDEILEVPFPRPRDRETIQQHPAYQGLKAEMESHLFRETRAVEAERVGK; from the coding sequence ATGAGTACTGTTCCCGTTAACACGGTTGACCCGGTTGATATGCGATCGCAGACAGCTCAGCTGTCGATTCGCCAGGTGGCGAAGGTTTTTTCCGGCAAAAAAGATCTGTTTAGCAAGCTCACTGGCAAAACCCGCCGCGATTTCGTCGCCATCCAAGATATCAACCTTGACATTGAGCCGAATACCTTTGTGTCGATCATCGGCCCCTCGGGCTGCGGTAAATCGACTCTGCTGAATATGATTGCTGGTCTCAGCCCGATCACTAGCGGCGAAATTTTGCTCAACGGTGCCCCGATCGCTGGGCCGGGGCCAGACCGGGGCATGGTCTTTCAAAACTACGCCCTGATGCCCTGGATGACGGTGGAAGAAAACCTGCGGTTTGCGGTGGAAACCGTGGACCCGAAGATTTCGGCGAAAAAGCGCGATCGCATCATCAAAGAGCACATTCAGCTGGTGGGCCTCAGCGGGGCCGAGCGCAAGCACCCCCACGAGCTTTCGGGCGGCATGCGCCAGCGGGTCGGCATTGCCCGCGCCCTAGCCATCAACCCTCAAATGTTGCTGATGGATGAGCCCTTTGGCGCCCTTGATGCCCTCACCCGCGCCTTTTTGCAGGAGGAGGTCGAGCGCATCTGGGAACAACAGCGCAAGACCGTGATCATGATTACCCACAGCATCGAAGAGGCGCTGCTACTGAGCGATCGCATCGTCATGATGACCCGTGGCCCCGCCGCCCGCATCGACGAAATTTTAGAGGTGCCCTTCCCTCGGCCCCGCGATCGCGAAACCATTCAGCAGCATCCCGCCTACCAAGGCCTCAAGGCCGAGATGGAGAGTCATCTGTTTCGGGAAACCCGCGCGGTAGAGGCGGAGCGGGTGGGGAAGTAG